aatgtcatattagtttattattttcacatattacttaccAAAAATCCAGTTGGGATTAATGATTGTCATTTGcgttaaaattgaaattttaaaattcaaaaagcatAGAGACTTAGAATAATACAAATAGGGAAAATTGACTAAATCTGCAATTGTATGAATAGTAcatgactagtaattgaatttaattaaacagATTTAGTTGCTAGTGTTTGGATCAaggctaaaattttaaaattttaaaaataaagagattaaaacTATACAATAACTAAAGttgatcaaataaaaatatagaaattaaatggGAGAAATTAACTGAAGAATGAGATGTGGGAAGAGTTTTATCATTGATGAGAGAATGAACCTTAGTTAGGTGGACAGTTAAGGAGAGGTGGAGCAAGTTAACAAACCAAATTACAATGAATTTGATTTTAACCAAGTTTTTGGAGTTGGTATGGCTATGGATGAATGAGTTGAGTTGGAACAAAAGCCTAGGTGTGTAGCTGATGAGCCGAAAAAAGATAAGGGATTTCATCAGAATTAACAATACATTGTCCTGTCCGTACTACTGAGAAATAAAAAGAGGAACATGGAGGAGCCACCGGTGTTGCAGATGCAACAGCACTTGTATGAAAAACTCCATCACCCTGTCTATCCCATTGTTATGTCAAATCCAAAGTTATTGTGAATTATGGTTCACTTTCATCCTACTTTTTTCTGCCGCCGGCGCTACAACGCCTTTTAAGGCTCTTCCTTATTCaagcaaaattaaaatttgtagaCTAAGAACTTTtgtttattaaattcaagtgaaAATGTTTATGTTATGtgtaaattatatgtaaaattttagtttaaattttattttgcttttaagTTTTATCATCTgtgatttattaaatttattcacgtaaaattaacatttttaaaatttaattttagatgtattttgattattaatttgattatacttttaaatgattaatttttgtgttaattatttaaatatatatatttgtacttgatccaatatttttatttttaaaaaaacctaaagATAATCGcaatgtttaattaatttaagacTGACTGCTTGcaatgtttaattaatttaagacTGATTGCTTAATTTAGGATTGTTtctcaaaaatacttttgagaaaaaaaaatatttttgaaaaaaagttaaaatttttagtttatcaaaaaaaatacttttgggTTAATTTTTAGCTTGGGAGAATCACTTTTTCTCTCAAAACGAGTTTATTCAAGAATGTTTTTATccaaaagtgtttttaaaaaataatactaaacacACTTTAGATATTTCATGGAAATTACAAGTTTGACTAGTATAATATTctactaatttaattaataaaagggtttaatgaatttataaataactttaaaatgtattaaaacaaAAGAGTGCTTAGCCTTTTGAATTTCtctatttaaatatgaaaaaaatattttatatattgctaATGATGTTTTTAGATTCCACAAGTAGAATTAAAAAGTTGACAAATGTCACATAggagtatagtaaaatataaaaaaaatacatgataTTTTTTAAGGTTacttatgaaataaaaagtaTGCTACCAGTATACCAAATACTAGTTGTTTAAATATAGTGGTAAATTTTTCATTCCAAAATTAATCTTTTGGGTTAAAGTGAAAatctttaaatatattaaatttaagagaaaatattTGGTATGTTGCTggtggagtttttagactccacaagtaaGGTTAGAAATCGACAAATGTTTTATaggatatagtaaaatatttttaaaaaataaatacatgataatttttaagattacttgtgaaataaaaaaatacattgataGTATACTAAATACTAACCCTAAATTTAAATATCCAtacttattataaaattttgaatgggTTGAGGTGTTAATTGAGTACAAAACTCAGTTGGAAAAAGACAAAAATActtttactttacaaaataaattttattatttggagaatgtttttatcattttatctattttatataaaaaataaaaaaatatatatgcacatgataaGATTTAAACTCATATTTTCTTAATATTCCACATTTTTAGTTTACTACTAAACTAaagtttcattattatttatatcaatttttataaatatatttgttataaattttattttttaaggtgTGTCGTAATTtagtatatattaaaaattattaaaaaccaaataaaattcTAGTCCAAATGAGGAAgttaaatatctatttttatttttacatggcATTAGCAGGCTGAAGCCGGAAGCTAGGGTGGTGTGTTAAGGGCTTGTTTAGTAgtgattaaaaaaaaatatttctggcTCCAAAAATACTTTTGATAAAAAACTGTACTAAATAAactgcttttggctgaaatttttaacttttcagaaATACTTTTGAAAAGCATTTTGAAAAGTACTTCTAAAAAGTAAAAGTTAAAACTTTCAGCTTTTTCTATCTCAAAAACactcttggtgcttaattactttttcacccctctaaTAAtatattactttcactttttttttgtgcttaattacaaatttgttaaaattattaattaaaaatatattttttaaaatactaattacaaatatttagtaattatatttaaatatttaaaatatagtttatatattttaattaaattttataattaattaatatttattgcttaaaaatatttaaattttatattttatatattaaaatattaaaaacttatgataattttttatattcttactaaaatataataatattaactaatttaaatattatttaaatatatatttattacttgataataacatgtctaaaatagacattttatttctcaaaagtattttttaacagcaatgttaaatatttaaattttaaattaaatttttcaaaaatatttttttacaacattttttaaaaacacttttcaaaaatattattaaactaGCCTTTAATTACAGAGTTAAAATAATGGCCTTATCTGATCTTTGGGTGTGCTTGGGTACAATCCCTTCCCTCCTTCCTCTTTAATATATAGTTATGCAAGTGTGCAAATGAAACATCAGCTTTTACGCTCTTCATCGCTAACCTTTTTGCAATTTGCAATTAATTCCGAGCACCGCAAAACCCCTTCTCTCTCTCCAACcattttcagattttatttaCTTTCATATATACAATCTCTAATAAATTTTACATTCTTCAATCATTATTTTACTCactattttatcatatatatcaaatcacaattatatttattttgggcCATCGAAATAAGTATACCTTTGCTTTCTATGgtattaatatttcaaattttatgatatcataaattatattttatagcaTTATATGTTGGTACGGAATAATGATTTTATTACTAATACACATATCACTTTgcaagaatttaattaaaaaatatagctATATTAACATGTTGGGCaacattataattattttcttctgaattggttttttttttaaaaaatttataattcatttcATGATATTATATCATTTGaggaaaaaataacaaatattcactGTAAGCGGTCAAAGATAAGTTCCATTAACACAATAGAAGTTTCAACCTCAATATCAATAGAATATTATGGCATGTTAATAATTAGCTCTGTCATAACTCAAGCACGGTATATCTAGAGTGATTGCAAGCATTTAACACAATAAGGAAAACAACCTCGAATTCTCCAAAGTGTCAAGCAAAAATCAGCAAAAAAATCAAGCATCCACTAAACTAGAGAGGACAACAACAAAACCATCCCTAAATTCACTTACAAAAACAAGActacatgcataagcaagactaaaaaagttataaaatgtaagACAAAAAGTTCCAAAAATGAAGAattattaaacaatgaaaaatatttataatacttAAGACAACATGAGTCCAAACTAACTCgtaaaatcatttattattctgaaatactctcaaaacaaAATAGATTAAGAAGTCGAAAAAGGCCATTATTCGAGTATCTACAACCAACCAACTTTTCAAGAAAAAATATTGGTGGTCCGTGGAGGTTTAGCAACGATAAACATAGTCATTTGTCCATCACAACTTATGAATACAATAAAGATATCCACAACACATCTGCACTCTGAAAAAAGGAGAAGACACATGAAGTGGATGAggagaacaaaaaaaaagacttaatgAGAGAAAAAAAGGTGAATACTAACCAACCTGAAGACTAACACTAATGTTAAGCAAAACAAGGTAGAAAAAGCAAATTACTTCATGAAAAAGGGGGAACTTATCCTTAtaattatattgctattattatgaaaattaaatcatttaataatttcttaattaagTTGTTGTTTGGGACCCAACATTTAGTTTATTGGTTAAGGtgttcattatatctcaaaattgtGGGATCGATTAGCAGACTATACCTGTGTAGTAATTTAAATATGTGTGAGCTTGAGATtctattgtattaaaaaaatttaaattatttgattgattcataacatcaactcaattaataaattatatataataaatatatataatatatttttcactAAATTAATTCACAAGTTATACTGCACCAAtgggtatgtatatatataaatttatccaCCTTTGTCCATTACAGTTAACCACAGCCCCTTATCTTATATCACAATTTTAAATGTGCTTTTTTAAGgcactttgattttttttcatattaattaacatttttttaatttcaaaaataaatttcacATGCATTTTTTGCATGTGGcataaaatttagtaatataacactaataaataaaaacataaattgttAATATGTTATATATTCATGTCAAATactatttttatagtattatattttacatttagtgtttttaaaataaatatatccaAAAAATTGCAAgctgcaattttttttaaaagacccCATTGATGAACCGAAAAGAAAAGGGTCACTGGGATAGAACCAGCTGATAATGATAGGCAGTAATGGTCTCATCACATTCACATGCATgcaatagcaaaaaaaaaaaaacaatattctCGTATTGGGAAAAAGTTGGGAGTTTTTATCGCAGAACGAATGGGAGAGACAGAAGCCAACTGGAAATGGTGAAGCAGAAGGAATCAGATGATCAAAAAAAGTTTGAActtttaacaaaaagaaaaaaaaataaaacgaaaGAGCCCAGCATCACTCTCGTTAAACACAGTAGTTAACATGAAGCAACTGTTGTTCCAATGGACTATACTTACACCATTTCGCAAGAAAAACCACTTTGTTCCagggctatatatatatacataaataaatggtGTTATGCTTCAGTGTAGTTGTGGTGGATGAGGCGCAATGTCACGTCTGTGAAGGATCACGTACTTCGAAGAAAGACCGGTTCTTGACGACAATGTCGTACATATGTATGGACCTGAAGTTGGCGAAGTTTCTTGGGAGGGAAATGAGGTGACATGAGTTTGCTGATTTGTGGAATTGAAGAAGCTCAGGTTGGTCCAAGTTGTAGTAGCGAGTCCAGCCAAGCTCACCCAGACGCTGCTCCAGTTCGGAGTAGGAGCGGATCACTTGGTTCGTGGGGCGGTAGACTAGGTCCCGTGGTCGAGCCCCTGGTGCGGTCGACGTTCCTGGATAAATAGGATCTTTTTCCTCGAAGGATTCTCTGGTTGGATTGGATATCAATCGAGCCACACCATTTTTGTCAAATATCCATACACCCGACATTGTATGCCTAGACACAAGAGATGATGGCTAGCTAATTGTTGCTAGGTTGAAACTTGAAAGCCTGTGCCTCTGCCACCTTTATAGGAAAAGGGACTACCAGTGTAAAGACTACTTTATTATATATAGTAATGTATTACCGGCACCTTACATTCTTTAGATAAATGCCAACTCAATAGTTAATTGTAACTtcaggaatatatatatatatatatttgggctTTATCGTACAAAATAATAGTTCACCTTATTCTTGAATCTATGAGATATTGAAACAATGAATTGGATGAATCTGGTTTCTAGTAAGAGTATAAGCAAGTTGTCCAAACTGGAACATTTGATGGTGAAGGACCCAAGAGGGTGAATCACTTGCTTGTAAGCTATATGAGTTATCCACTTCGTTCTTCATGTCGCGGATGGTAAACTCACTTTTTCCATTAATGGCGAAAAACCTCAACTCTATCAATTTTCTCAAGTTTTGTTCTAAATTTCCTGATACGCTTGTTTAAAAATATCATAGTTTCATTTAACTATTTCGTATatcatttgtttcaattaaattttcacaaatgaCAACCTCTCTAATTTGTTTCGACAACAAGCAATTTTCGCCGCTCAAACGATAATGGCAAgacgaaattttaaatttcgttattttcaactaagttaaatttaaagtattttattttttaaattattttaaattaaattttttgtcgATATAAATAGGCGGATGATTGTGTTTTGGAAGAGGTCATACATAACCTATCAAAGAACCCAGATATTGAAATTCGTGGTTACTTGCAAGACGCGGGATTCTTGTACGCGTCTCATATGCTCAGGTACTATAAACTCGAATCCTACACTCATCAATGCCTTGGTGGAAAAATGGAGGCCCAAGATACACACTTTTCATCTCCCATGCGGTGAGTGTACAACACACTCGAGGACGTAGCTCTACAACTCGGTTTATTGGTGGACAAGCCAATTGTCATGGGGTCATTAGTTGTTCTTGATAAAGAGGATCTTTGCGAGGCATTTTTAGAGAAGGTGTCGAATAAGTTTTACGGTGGTTGGATAGATATGAAGTGGTTGAAAACTAATTTCAAAGATCTTCTTCTGAACGCATCCGACGTCGTTAAAGAACAATACGCTCGAGCATTCATTTTGAGGTTAATCAGGGGCATTCTAATGCCTGATAAATGTTGAAATTTAGTACACATAAGGTGGCTACTATACCTAGTCTACTTCAAAGAAAGCATACGAATGAGTTGGGGATCGACCGTGTTGGCCATATTATACTGGAAGTTGTGTCGAACGGCATAACCGGATAAGATGTCAATCGGTGGTTATTTGCTCCTACTACAATTGTGGGCTTTGTGGCGACTACCATTTCTACATCCCCGACTGAATGACTTATTTATGTTCCTATTGGTGACAAGGTAAAAAATCATTTCTTAATAAATATGTAGTTTGTATAGTACATTGGAATTAACATATTGCTTGTATAAGTGAAACTATAGGTCGATTTAAGTGGGACTACTTGAGCAGTTTAAAGATATCAAGCAATTGTTAGATCAACGCTCGGAAGTTGAGGTTAGTTACTTATTTTTTTCAAACCTATAATAATTACAcaatgatttgtaaaataaaatttcgtACATAACATAATTTGCAATTGTGCATTGCAATTTGAATGGATGTCATACGCCAACCCAGATATCATAGAATGCCTCCCGCCGAAATTTTTGGCCAATTGGAGTTTATGAGATGCAAAAGTGTCGTTGATAGTGTACGTACGAGATGGTGAAATGCATAAATCAGATCAGGTGATCCGGTAGTTCAAGTGGGGCCAATAGATTTCGCCTCCACCGCGAAACATGGAAGCACTACATAAGCTGGATCTGTGAGGGAAGAACGTCGATAACTTGTAAGATTACCACAAGAAGTACATCGACATTTGGGATCATGGGATGTAATTCTTACCTATCCGCGAACTCTTTTTCTTATCGGACATGATGACTTGTTTGGAGTCAATGCCTTGGTTCAAAGTTGTCGACAAGCCATATCTTCTATTGGTTGAGGCGAGGAGTAGGCAATTTCAATAAAAGAGGCAATCATAAGTCGCCCAACAGCACAAGTTTAGAAGAGGTTCTATGACAGGTTTATCACCAGCTCTGACCCAACAAGCACCACCGATGTCTACGTCGCATCCCGGTTAGTTCACTCCACTTATTTTTGTTCATTTCACTAACCACATATTTTTTCACAAGCACCATGCTATGTACCACCGCAACACCCTACTACTACCCCTCCTGCAAGTACATATTTCGGGGCACCTCTGTCTCCAACATTCAACGCCCTCATGCTGACATCGATGCTGATGCAAACATCAAGCTAAATGTCGATGCTAGTACTGTCACCGATTGCAACACTAATGTCGTCATCGATGCTAGTATTAATGTTCGGGTCAATGTCGACGTATTTAGGTTTTGCGACATCATATGGTTATTCACTGATAGTGTCACAAATACCCACCGCATCATTATTTTACCGAGGTGGGTTATTGGCGCAACCACCTTCTCATGGAATGGAGGACACACGATGGGAGACTAGGACGACACTGCACTCGAGCATGAAGGAAAGAGATGGAGATGAAGACGAAGCCAAAGGTGCAGatggagatgaagatgaagatgagcACGATGGTGGAGGTGAAGAGGAGAAATATGAGTACGATGGTCACAATCTAATGGAGGAGTCGACACCACTAGTTGTGCATAGAAATCCTACGCGCACTCATCAGCCACCGCCCTGCGGCACACATTCGACCTGACAATGTCGATgatgtttttttatttacttattgtgATGTAAATATATATGACATCAATAaagaaaagataatttttttatatttctattgcAACTTATATTTGTCTTTGTTAAATTCTAATGAAAATTATACGTAAATTTccatatatttaatatttgatataaaatatgtaactttggaTAGGCATATTTATCGTTACCGAACTTATGAGTTAAAGgtacaaggattaaatcgtaaaaataaaagaaaaaaaagcttcCTAATCATCATTTTTGCTAGAGTCAACAGTTTTAATTTTCCCAATCAACTTAAAGTCATCCAATAAGGGTTTAAGGAGGCTAACACGTGTTGAAAGAAACCTGACTACCCAAGAAAACAAATTTCAACAATAGGAGTACTTTTGGGACTCAATTTGCCACTCATGTGGTATTTTTAGCCTAAGATCATAATAGTTGAAGAGAAAAGATTAATGCTAATCTACAAATTAGTGAAAAGTATAAATCCTTAGTTGTCAATTTGCCTATTTGGTTAAAAGAAAGAGTTTgctcataatcattttttataGAGTTTTGGTTTAATGCTTGTGCTTATGTTTGGAACGATGCCTACATGATGTGCGATCCATGATTTAGAGAATAGTTGAAAAGATTCAATAGGTCAAAAGCGAAAATTGATTAAGAGTATCTGAAATTATGTAGGGAAAAATTCAACTGAATTTTTTGAGATGCTCCAACTAGATTTTGGGGTGATTATAGTGCCTATATCGTAGAGCTTTGAGTTATCTTTGAAACAATTTTTGAACTACCTAATTTCATGGCTTATGGCTCGAgatataatcatttttgtaaagCAATGCAGTTCCCTATGAGAAGTTTAAGATTAATTGTTAGGTTTCATAGGGGTAACTTCAACTAGATTTTTGAAACCTTCTAACCACCTGTTGGAGCATATTTTGTGCctaaatagtatattttttagtTCTCTACGCAATAGTTTTTGAATTATACCCAACCAAGCTTATAGCACTATCTTTTAACATCCATATTCCATAACTAGGTGTACTAAGAACATATTTGATCATGCGTTTGAAAGCTTTAACATGGGACACTTTGGGATTGGATTGATATCGAGCACATACCCCCATGTTGGAAAAATCAATTTGAaaacaatgaaattttaaaaattttcattaaattcaaCCAGTCATGatgtttatagcaataaactAATTGCATGAATTATACCTATGCTTTTGGTTATGGCAGACTTTTTTGTTCCCAACTTTTAACATCACGATCTTCTCCTTTATTCTCAACCTTGATTTTCTAGAGAGTGGGCTCTATTCGCAAATATATGAAAACTTTAGTGAAACTTTCAAGAGTTAGAAACTGATGACGAACTTTGTTAGAAGAtagaattttatttgaaaaataaatttactatatTTCGACAGAACAGAATATAGTCGTACGCGAGGTGTGGCTTTCACCTAACCCTTAGTATTTATTTATAGAGAGAATAACAATAGTCTTAGTAGTTAAagatttaatcaaataataaaattttaataggaaACATGTCTCCTACTAAGAGTATATGTGTGAGGGGTGGTAAACCCTCTTAGTGACACACCCTCTCTAGGATTAGGGTTAGTCGTCCTTCCCAATTAAACCAGGCCTAGTTTAGGCTTGTCATTTGTCAGATCAATTATGTGTTATCTAGTCTTCAAACCAACTCGTAATTTTTTAGCTTAATAAATATTTTTCCAATgcccaaaaaatataatttattcatttaattaattaatgcatTATTTCCTTAGCCCAATTCTAATTCAGTTAAAGTCACGACGACTTTATAGTACTAAAATTTATGagtaaatcaatttaattaattttttctcatGAAACTACAATgacattaatttaattttcacttttaactttaattatttaactaaataatacttcaaagaaattaatttaattcttgagTCATCTCTTATTTATAgcaagaaaacacattcattgCGGATAGTGATACATGT
The Gossypium hirsutum isolate 1008001.06 chromosome A07, Gossypium_hirsutum_v2.1, whole genome shotgun sequence genome window above contains:
- the LOC121203660 gene encoding flowering-promoting factor 1-like protein 1; amino-acid sequence: MSGVWIFDKNGVARLISNPTRESFEEKDPIYPGTSTAPGARPRDLVYRPTNQVIRSYSELEQRLGELGWTRYYNLDQPELLQFHKSANSCHLISLPRNFANFRSIHMYDIVVKNRSFFEVRDPSQT